A region of the Leptospira venezuelensis genome:
CATGAAAGTTTGGGAATCAGTTTTACGTAATGTTTCCATTTTTTCAGAAATTGTAGTTTCTGGGAAAAAAGGAGAAAGAGATTGGATCCAAGGAACTCCTGCTTTTAAGAGTTCACACATAACTTCCTCTCCGAAATCACCACGGACAAGAGTATTATCAAAATCGAATAGAGCTGTTTGGAATTTCCGACCAGTCAGGTTCTCTTCTAAATAGGAAAAGATTTCGGAAGACCAGTCGGAATTAGAGAACAATGCGATTATTGTTGGATGGTTTCTTTTGCAATCGCAACTTGGGATTCTTTATCCGCTAAGAAAGGAGGAAGATAATGTTCAGGGTTCAACACAACGTTTTGGTAACGAACTTCGAAGTGAACATGGGGACCAGTCGTGTGACCAGTGTTTCCGGAAAGTGCAAGCACCTGTCCTTTTTTAACTTTATCACCTTGTTTAACGAAAAGTAGAGAATTATGAGCGTATAATGTTTGGATCCCATTGATCTGAGGATGAGAAAGTACCACTCTTAGTCCGTATCCACCATCTCTTTTGGAATCAGTCACTACTCCATCAGCCGCAGCAATGACTACTGATCCATTCGGGCAAGCAATGTCCACGCCAGCGTGAAGTGCATTCCAACGTCTTCCCAATCTGGAAGTAACTCTGGAATATTTGAAGCTTAATGGCCAAATCAATTCTCTTGCATCCGAGGTGAAGATCTCTCTTCCTTTGTCCTCTAATAGAAGATTGCGTGTATAATTTGCGTTATATGGGAAGAATATAGGCTCTGAGTTTTGGATCTTACCGCTGTCGTGAATTCCGTTTAGAAGGCGAACTTCTCTTTCGGAGGTTCCGAATTTATGGTAAAGATCTTCTAGGGATTCTTTTACTTTTCCAGGAACAATCCAGATCCCTTCTCTGGATTGATAGGTTTGGATGAATTGGTTATCTACCTTTACCTCTTCCAAATATGTATTTGCGAAAGATTTCCAGGAAAGGAATATGAGTGCAGATGCGCCGACTAGCGAAAGAATAGTTTTTCTTTTCATTTGGTTCTTTCCTTTTTGCGCCGCCAAAAATTCTCTTAAAAAACGGGTATTGCTTTTAAGATCGGCAGTAAATTTCCGAAAGTTCAACCTATCCTCCTGGTCCATAATCTCGGGACAAGGATTTTTCTCCACCCAAATCCAGGGGAATTGACGATATCGAACGAATCCGACCGAATCCTAATGAAATTAATTATTTTAGTTCCTATTCTATCGACTTTTGGCATTTTTTAACAGATTTTCTGCGTTTTTACAAGGTGTCACATATAGAGTCCCGAAAAAATACAAACTTACTGAAAAGTTTTCTGAAATTGGAGGAAAGTTTCGTCATGGAGGAAGCTGCAAACAGGGACGGAATAGACATAAAGACAGGCACTTAAAGGCCAGAGTCGGGGCTGTTTTTTGGGTTTTTTTGGAAAAGAGGCCTTGAAGGTTGAACAGGAAGTTTCGAATAGGTTTTCATTTCCTTACTAATGATTGCATATGAAAGAGAATTATGCAAAGTAAGTCGACATGGTAAGAAATTTTAATAACCACGTTAGACGAATATCAGTCTTTTGTTTTAGCATCTGTATTTTGTTCGGCTGTGAAAACTTGCTAACTCCCAAAGAGGATAATCTAGGACTATTCGACTCCCTTCCTGTATTTATACAATATCTAGAAAACGAAAAGATCTGCCAAGAACCAGGATCCATACGAGGTATCAATCGTTTTTGTTTTCGCTCCGGAGGCTCAAATATGATCTACGATTTGACTCTTGGGTCTTATGTTTCCGGAACAGTTACAGCAGGACATCCTCTCAGCTGTAGATGTCCTGAAAATGGTGCTGATATGGGGTTATCTTGGTATTATTATGTGGCCGCCAATGCAAATACTGTTACCGGATTGAGTTTGGCTTCTGATAGAGTAACTGGATCGGAACAATCATTATCTATTTATTCAGCAGGCGAAGAATTTGCCTGCATGCCGCCAGACTGTCCAAATACAGATTTTTACGAATTGATCCAAGCCGTTCCGTAAATAAAGAACCTTTACCCTAGGATCCTCTCTTTCAGTTCCGGAGTAGGCATTCTACAAGACTCTCTTTTTCCGAAAAGTCTATACCTGTTTTTGGCGATCAGATCATAGAACAGATTTCGAATGGGCCTTGGAATGATATATCCGGCCAGAAGAATTTTCCAAAATCCTCCGAGTGTCCTACAGATCTCTAAGACCGCATTGGACTTGCTATGAATTTCCTTCCCATCCCAGAAAAGGATACTGTCAATACCTCGGACTTTTTCTTCCAAGGTATTAGATTGGATTAGATTTTTTGCATATTCGGATTGAAGGCTCGCGAATTTTAATCTTTTATGTTTATCCAGATCCAAAAGTGCGTTCACTGCACCATTGCACAAATTGCAAACTCCATCAAATAGCACGATCGGATCCGTAAATTCTGACAAAGGAACCTTCTTTCTTTTATTTAGACAGTTTAGAAGTTTTATTACTCAAATAAAACCGCGCGAATTCAGTTCTTTTTGAAATTAGAAAGCGCAGATTTTAGTTTTTCATACCAAGCGCCTTTCTTTTTCAAGAAGATGGCAGGAGATCCAAGAGGTGCATCGGTTTCTATCCAAACTCCTCCCTGGAAAGTTTTTCCTGTCCATACATGTTCCCATTCTCCCTTAGGAAGATAACCTTTTACTGTATCTTCTCCTTTTTCTAAAACAGGGATCACCAGTAGATCCTCTCCTAGTAAGAATTGGT
Encoded here:
- a CDS encoding M23 family metallopeptidase, translating into MKRKTILSLVGASALIFLSWKSFANTYLEEVKVDNQFIQTYQSREGIWIVPGKVKESLEDLYHKFGTSEREVRLLNGIHDSGKIQNSEPIFFPYNANYTRNLLLEDKGREIFTSDARELIWPLSFKYSRVTSRLGRRWNALHAGVDIACPNGSVVIAAADGVVTDSKRDGGYGLRVVLSHPQINGIQTLYAHNSLLFVKQGDKVKKGQVLALSGNTGHTTGPHVHFEVRYQNVVLNPEHYLPPFLADKESQVAIAKETIQQ
- a CDS encoding thiol-disulfide oxidoreductase DCC family protein, coding for MSEFTDPIVLFDGVCNLCNGAVNALLDLDKHKRLKFASLQSEYAKNLIQSNTLEEKVRGIDSILFWDGKEIHSKSNAVLEICRTLGGFWKILLAGYIIPRPIRNLFYDLIAKNRYRLFGKRESCRMPTPELKERILG